Within the Leptogranulimonas caecicola genome, the region GGCTACCCTCAGCTCCTGTTCGCAGTGGCTCTTATAGCGGTGGACCTCCTGGTCTCCTGGAAGCTGCGCTTGGGGCTGGTAAAATCCATCACCATCTCCACGGTCCGCCTGCTCATCCAGCTTCTGGCCTTGGGCTTTGTGCTGGGCTACCTCTTTCAATATCAAACCTTTTGGTGGGTTGCATTGGCAGTGGCGGTGATGTCTCTGGCGGCCACCCAGATCGCCTGCGACCGCACCCGCAAAACGGTGCACGGCATAGCCCCCAGCGTTTTTCTCTCCATCTTTGTGCCGTCGGTGTCGGTGGCCCTGGTGGTGGTTGACGGGGTTATCGGCGCGACGCCTTGGTGGAACGCCCAGCAACTCATCCCCATTATGGGCATGGTGATGGGCAACGCGCTCTCCTCGGTGTCGGTGGCCATCGAGCGCCTTTTTGCCGACATGGACGCGCGCAGCCAGGAGATGTATACGCTGGTGGCGCTGGGGGCAACCCCTCGGGAAGCGGCGTTTCCCTCCATCAAGGCGGCAGTGTCGGCGGGCATGGCGCCTACCCTGGCTACCATGTGTGCCGCTGGCATTGTGCAGATCCCCGGGATGATGAGCGGCCAGATCCTGGCCGGGGCAGATCCTATGGTGGCGGCCAAATACCAGATCGTGGTGCTGCTTATGATCAGCGCTGCCAGCACCGCGGCCATCGTGGCTGCCTGTTATCTGGCCTACAAGCGGCGCTTTAGCTCGGAGGGCTACTATCTGGAGCCGGGCCTTAGAGATGACCTCTCTCAGAAGGGTCCAAGGCCCTAGAGGCATGAGGGTTACGCTCTTGCGACACTAAAGGCGCTGGGGTGTTGAGAAGGCACACCAACGCCTAGACTTATCTCAGTATGAATGAGGGGAGCCTTCATGGATCACATGCCTGTCAACGCCACCATGTATGACTACGGTGCGCAAAAATCGTCCATCCGCGAGATCGCTGCCTACGGCGCCGCACGCAAGGCGCAGATCGGCGCCCAAAACGTCTTCGACTTCTCGCTGGGAAACCCCTCGGTGCCGGCGCCCCCTCAGGTGCGCAAGGCCATTCAAGAGGCCCTGGAGCTGCCTTCGCTGGAGCTCCACGGCTATACGCCGGCAGCGGGTCTCATGAGCTGCCGATCTGCAGTGGCCAACTCCATCAACCGCCGCTTTGGCACGGGCTACGATGCCTCTGACTTCTTCATGACGGTGGGTGCCGCCGCCTCGCTTTCCTGCGTGTTCAACGCGGTGGTGGTCCCCGGCGACGAGGTCATCGTGATCTCTCCCTACTTCCCTGAGTACAAGGTGTGGATCGAGACCGCCGGCGCCACCTGCGTCGAGGTGCCTGCGCTGCCAGACACCTTCAACCTTGATGTGGAGGCCATCGCCGCCGCCCTCAATGCCCGCACCAAGGCCGTGGTGATCAACTCTCCCAACAACCCCGTGGGCGTGGTCTACGACGCCGAGACGCTGGCTCGTTTGGCCGTAGCCCTGGAGAAAGCCGAGCGCACCTTTGGCTCCACCATCTATCTGGTGAGCGACGAGCCCTATCGCGAGATCACCTACGGAGCCGAGGTCCCCTGGGTTCCCGGCGTCTACGACCGCACGCTGGTGTGCTACTCCTACTCCAAGTCGCTGTCTTTGCCCGGCGAGCGCGTGGGCTGGGTGCTTGTCCCCAACACCAATCCAAATCACGACCTGCTGGTAAACGCCGTGGCAGGCGCCGCCCGTGCCCTGGGCTTTGTGTGCGCTCCCTCGCTCTTTCAGCGCGTCATCGAGCGCTGCGTGGACGTCCCTACAGACGTGGTCGCCTATGCCGAGAACCGCAGCCTCCTTACCCGCGGCCTCTCTGGCCTTGGCTATGAGTATGTGGAGCCCGAAGGCGCCTTCTACCTGTGGGTCAAAGCCTTAGAGCCCGACGCTCAAGCCTTCTTCGAGCGCGCCAAGTCCTTCGAGCTGCTGCCGGTGCCCAGTGATTCTTTTGGTTGTTCTGGCTGGGTGCGCGTGGGTTACTGCGTCTCCCGTGAGACCATAGCAAACTCCATGGGCGCCTGGGCGTCTTTGATGGAGAGCTATCGCCAGTAAAAGCCCGACCCCCGCGGGAGGCCGGCATACAAGTTTGGGAGCACTACTGTGGCCTTGGAAAACCGCTGCGACGTCCATACCCATACCGTCTTTTCCTATCATGCCTATTCCACAGTGGAAGAGAATGTGCGCGCAGCTCATGATCGCGGGTTGGAGATCCTGGGAATCGCCGACCATTTTTCGCCGTTGGTATCAGTCTCAGGCGATTTTAGGGAGTACCAGCACTTTGTCAACCAAAACTGCTGGCCTCGCCAGTGGATGGGCGTCACCTTGCTGCGCGGCGCCGAGGTAGACATCGTCGACCTGGAGGGCACCTTCTTTGGGGCTGCCAAAGACAAGACCTCGGGCTTCTTTGGCGAAGGGCGTGCGCCCTTCAGCCTGCTGGAGGAGTGCACGCGCGACTGCGATTATCTGGTGGCCTCGGTCCACGAGAAGGGTTTTGCTGCCGGAGCCACTCCCGAGCAGCTCGCAGCCATGTATGGTGCCGCTGTCTGCCATCCCAAGGTGCTCATCCTAGGCCACATTGGCCGCACGGGGCTTCCCTTCGACATCGACAGCCTTCTGGATGTGGTGGCCGCCCAGCACAAGCTAGTGGAGATCAATGAGCATAGCTTTGACTTGAGTGCCGGCGCCAACCCTGTCATGGAGGCTCGTTGCGAGGCCATTGTGCGTGCCTGCGCCGAGCGCGACATCTCCATAGCCGTCAACACCGACGCCCACATAAGCTTTGATGTGGGCCGCGTGCCACGTGCCATGGCGCTGCTCAAGCGCGTGGGCTTCCCTGAACGCCTTGTCGCCACCCGCTCCGCCGAGGCCTTCCTTGAGGCTGCTGCCCCCGTCTTCTCGCTCTAGGAGTCCATGCCGCCCCTGGCAGTCTTTTAGGCCCTGCCAAAACCCAGCACACAAGCCATCCCAGCCAGGGCCTCCAGCTGCCAGTGGCAGACGCATGTCGGCCGCCATGGGCCCCTGGGATTTTCGTGGCTTGGGTGTGCTGACGTATCCCCAAAGTCTAGTTGGGCAGGAACACTTCAGTGCGTGACCATCCTTTGTGAGGGGGCTGCTTTGAAGAAGTTTGTATCGTGGAACGTCAATGGCATTCGTGCCATCGTGCGTAAGAATTTTATGGAAGTCTTCGATGCCCAGAACGCCGACTGCTTTGGCGTCCAGGAGACCAAATGCCAAGAGGGCCAGGTAGAGCTCGATCTGCCGGGCTACTATCAAACCTGGTCCTATGCCGAGAAAAAAGGCTACAGCGGCACGGCGGTCTTCTCTCGCGAGAAACCCATTCAGGTGGTGCGCAAGACGGGCCTTGAAGTGGCAGACGTCGAGGGTCGCATCTGTGCCTGCGAGTTCGAGCCTTACTGGTTTGTCTCGGTCTACTCGCCCAACTCCCAAGACCAGCTGCAGCGCCTGAGCATCCGTGAGGAGTGGGACGCGCATCTTACCCACTTGCTGGACGACATGGCCAAGGACAAGCCAGTGATTCTCTGCGGCGACCTCAATGTGGCCCATGAGCCTATCGATCTCAAAGATCCCGAGAAGAACGCCGGCCATGCAGGCTTCACCGACGCTGAGCGCGACGATCTCACGCGTCTTTTGGACTCCGGCTTCACTGATACCTTCCGCTATTTGCACCCCGATCAGGCAGACACCTACACCTGGTGGAGCTATCGCGAGCGCGGGCGCCTTTCCAACACCGGCTGGCGCCTGGATTACTTCCTGGTCTCCAATGACCTGCGCGACAAGATCTCTGGCGCAGCCTGTCTCATGGACATCGAGGGCTCCGACCACTGCCCCATCACGCTGGAGCTGGATATCTAAGCTCCAGGCGAGTCCCCCAGCGAGCCCCAAAGAAACCCAAGCTACAGGTGCTGGGGTTTCTCGGTAAGGCGGGATTTGTGGACGTGTGCAGCGAGTCTTGTGAACGATCTGAGCATGGAGGGCTCTCGCGGTTTGGGAGGGCCCTTGGCGTCTTGTGCAGTCGATCCTTAGCGGCAGAAGGCGATGACGCGCTCTAGGTCGCGGGCGGCTTGGATGTAGCCCAGGTCCCAGGCTTCATCGAGCTTTTGGGTGTCTAAGGTGGAGTTTTGCACCGGCATAGTGTCGGGGCGGATTACCAGGGCGCGGCCTTGGCGCTCCAGCTCTTCCAGCTGTGCGAGGGCGGCGTTGTAGCGCTGGGGGCGGGTGATGAGGGCCTCGGCAACCAGGGGGTAGGCACCAAAGGTGCGGCGGATGAGCACCTTGTGCGCCGTGCCGTAGGTTTGCTTGCGGTAGCCCCGAGGACGTGTGGTGATGACCACGAGTTTCTCTGCGCCGTCGGCCAGCGCCATGGGGTGGGGAAGCCCCGCGCCTTCGCCCAGGCCGCCGTCAAACATCACTTCGCCGTCGATGGCGATGGGGTTCATGAGCAGGGGCATGGTGGAGCTGGCGCGGCAGTGGCTGGCCAGGTCGACGGCGTCTTTGTAGTCGCGTTTGTGCCATACCACCGTACGGCCGGTGGTGGCAGAGAACGCCTGCATCACGGCTTCGGCCGGGTTGTCGCAGAAGGCTTGCCATGCTATGGGCACTTCGCCTGAGGCCACGCAGCCCTCGTAGAGGTAGTCGGAGTTAAAGAAGCCGTCGCCGTGCATAAAGTGGGAGAGGCCTCCAAAACGGGGGTCCTCGGCATAGTCCACAAACTGCAGGCGGGAGCGGTGGGGGTCGCGGGCCACATGGTTTGCGGTGAGCGAGGAGCCGGCCGAGATCCCGCAGACATACCGAAACTCCAGGCCTACCTCGGTGATAGCTTGAGAGAAGGCCCCGGTATAGGCTGCGCGCATTCCGCCGCCTTCAAAGCACAGGGCGGCATTGGCGATGTAGGGCATAGCACACTTCCAATCACGGGAGAGCGGGTAGAGCCCGATCGAACATCATGGCATTGTACTGTGGGAGCAAAGGAGTGAGCTATGGAGTTGATAACTGATATCGCGGAGGCCCGGCAGACGTTGGCCCAAGCAGTGGATGAGAGCCAAAACCTGGTGTTTCTGGGAGGCGCGGGGGTCTCGGTGGCCAGCGGCATCCCGGACTTTCGCTCGGTGGACGGGCTTTACCATCAGAAGTTCGACTATCCGCCCGAGACCATGCTCTCCCACGAGTTTTACGAGACGCACCCTGAGGAGTTCTTTCGGTTTTACAAAGAAAAGATGATTCCTCGCGGGGCAAAACCCAACCAAGCCCACTACAAATTGGCCCAGCTAGAGCAGGACGGCCCCTTGAAGGCGGTGCTCACCCAAAACATCGACGGCTTGCACCAGATGGCTGGCAGCAAAAGTGTGCTGGAGCTTCATGGCTCGGTGCACCGCAACAAGTGCCTGCGCTGCGGCGAGGTCTACTCGGCCCAATGGGTGCTGGATCAGCCGGGAGTGCCGGTATGCGACCAGTGCGGCGGCCCTATCAAACCGGATGTGGTGCTCTATGGAGAGGCCCTTGACCAGCAGGTCCTCAATGTCGCAGCCGATGCGGTGGCCGGCTGCGACACCCTCGTCATTGGCGGGACCTCTTTGGTGGTGTGGCCGGTAGCTGGCTTGGTGCAGCTTTTTGGCGGCAAGAGGCTCGTCATGGTGAACCTTCAGCCTACGCCCCAGGACGCGGTGGCAGACCTCATGATCCGCGTGCCTATCGAGGAAGCCTTCGACTTCTAGGGATTCTCTTGGGGCTCGTGCCGCTCCTAAACGACGCAGGGCAGGGCCCACAGGAGAGGTCGACCCGGAAGGCCGAGGGTTTCTCGGCACCTCGGGGCGCGAATATCGTTTTTTGCCCTAGGCTACAATTTGAAAGATCACCAGCAGCACCATCTTCCAAATCTGCAGCCCAGGGCAGGCAGGGAAGACTGTAGTCAGAGTGCGTGGGCCTAAGGGCCCTCGCCATAGACAGAGGAGAGCCATGGCGGCCGAGCACGGTATGGATCGGGCAAAGATCGAGGCAGGGGTACGCCTGATGCTTGAGGGCATGGGCGAGGACCCTGAGCGCGAAGGGCTCAAAGACACGCCGGCGCGCGTGGCTCGGGCTATGGAGGAGTGCTGCGGGGGGCTTGGCCGCGATGCCAAAGAGCTGTTCTCGGTGACTTTCGACGCAGAATGCCATGATGTGGTTATCGTGCGCGACATCGCCTTTTACTCCCTGTGCGAGCATCACTTGCTGCCCTTTTTTGGCGTGGCCCACATCGCCTACATCCCCGGCGACGACGGTCGGGTCTGCGGCATCTCCAAGCTGGCTCGCGCGGTGGAGCTCTATGCGAGGCGCCCGCAGCTGCAGGAGCGCCTTTGCGCCCAGGTGGCCGACGCCATCGTGGAAAACCTTGAGCCTCGCGGCGTGGTAGTCATCATGGAGGCCGAGCATCTGTGCATGACCATGCGCGGGGTAAGAAAGCCTGGGGCGCGCACCACCACCTCGGCGGTGAGGGGTTGCTTTGCCAAGAACCCCACCACCCGCGCCGAGGCCCTGAAGCTCATCTTCGACGGCACCCACGCGTAAGGAGGCGCCATGCTTAGAGAGGACTTTGCCACCTGGCAGTGCGGCGACCGCGAGTTGTCGTTGGCTCGCCCACGCATCATGGGTGTGCTCAATGTGACGCCGGACTCGTTCTCCGACGGCGGCCAGAACTTCGATGCCGACCTGGCCATCGCCCGCGGCCTGGAGCTTTTGGACCAGGGTGCAGATATCGTCGATGTGGGCGGCGAGTCTACGCGCCCCGGCTTTGTGCCGGTGGACCCCGACGAAGAGGCTCGCCGCGTCCTGCCTGTCATCCGCGAGCTGGCGCGGGCGGGGGCGCTGGTCTCGGTGGATACCCGCCATGCCTCGGTGGCCGCCATGGCCCTGCGCATGGGGGCGCGCATCGTCAACGACGTCACCGGCTTCACCGACCCCGCCATGGTCTCTGTGGCCACCGGCTCCAACTGCGGTTTGGTGGTAGTCCATGCAGGCGAGGTCTCCGACCATCCCCAGCGAAAGTCCGTGCTTTTGGACTCCGACCCTCGCGTCCGGGCCCAAGAAGCTGCCGAGAAACCCGCTCCCGCTGCCGGCGAGTCTCCTGCCGCTGGAGCGTCTGAGAATGCAACCGGCGGCGAAGCTGCGGCCCAGGAGGGCGTCGCTTCTGGCGAGGCTGCCCCGGCCTCTGTGCCCCAGGGCGCTACAGGGCCTGCAGGCTCTGCCGCCAGCCGTCTGGACGAGGTCATGCGCCGCAGCGCTCGGGGGTACACTAGCCCAACCGTGCGCCTGTCCTCTGGCTCCCATCGCCGCTTCACGCTGCCCGAGAGCGCCCCCATCATGCGCCGCATCATGGGCTTTTTGGGCGATCAAGCCCGCACCCTCATGCGCGCCGGCGTGGCTCACGACCGCATCGCGTTGGACCCAGGCCCTGGCTTTGGCAAGCTGGCCGACGAAGACGTGGTCATCCAGCGGGCCACTGCTCAGATGGCTTCCATGGGCTATCCCATTTGCTGCGCCATCTCCCGCAAGCGCTTTGTGGGGGCCATCTCCGGCGTGGACGAGGCTGCCCAGCGCGACGCTGCCACTATCGGCGCAGCGCTGGCCGCCGCTGCCGCCGGCGCCCGCATCCTGCGCGTGCATGACGTGGCCCACACTGCCGAAGCCCTGAACGGCTTTTGGACCATCGCTCATCCCGCCCAGGTGCGCGCTTTTGTGGCTTTGGGCTCCAACGTGGGCGATCGCTTGGGCTATTTGGCCCGCGCCGTGGCCCTCATCAACGAGATCCCCCTCACCTGCGTGGTGGCGGTGAGTCGCGCCTACGAGTCAGATCCTGCCTATGGCATCGCGACTCCTGTGGCCAACGCGGTAGCAGAGATACGTACCGAGCTGGCGCCGGAAGTCCTTCTCGGCCACCTGCTGGCCATCGAGGACGCCCTGGGCCGCACCCGCGTGCCGGGCGAGGAGGGCCACGGGCCTCGCACCATCGACTGCGACCTGGTGTTTATGGAAGGCGAGACCCACGGCGGCAGCCGGCTGAGGCTGCCCCATCCCGGTCTCACCGAGCGCGACTTTGTGCTGGTCCCCATGGAGGACCTGGTGCGCGATCCGGCGCGCTACCTGCGCCACGCCGGCGTGACGGTGAAACCCCGCGAGGAGCGCGTGGGTATCGTGCGCGCCCAGCTAGGCCCCATCGAGTGGTAACGCGATCCTAGGTTAGCAGCGATATAAAGAAGGAAATTATGCAGAGTTCTTGGCTTCCTGAGGCCGCATCGGTTCTGGACGACATCAAAACCCTGGGCCGAGAGGGTAAGCCCGCAGGTACCTTGAGCGTCGTCGGGGCTCAGTCCCATGGACGAGCCCGTCAGGGCCACCTTTGGCTCGATGCCCGGGCCCCCTTGGCCGCGGGCGTCCTTTTGCGCCCCCAGGCTCCCATGGGCCTGCTCGTCGGCCTTGCCCCTGTCTGCGGCTACGCTTGCGTGCAGGCGCTCAAGGCCGCTGGTGTGCCCTGCGCACTGGCTTGGCCCAACGACATCGTGACAGAGGGCGCCAAGTTGGGATCTGTGGTGTGCGAGGCAGGCTATGGCGACGGGGTTTTCGTGGCCGCCGCCGTCATGCTCAACGTGGCCGGCGCCCCCGCCTCTTTCGCGAGCTGCGGCTCACCGGAGCCTCGTCCTGCGGCAACGCTGGGGGCGTTCTTGCCGGAGCTTGCCCAAGATGCCCAGAAATGCGCCCGTCTAGGCCAGGACCTCTGCGCTGCCATGGAGGGGGAGTGCGAGCGTTGGAGCGCCGCCATCGGTCAGGGCGCCGGGGCTGCGGGCCCCTTGGGTCCCATTCTCTCTGCCTGGTTTGACGAGATGCCCCTTATGGGACAGCCGGTTCGGGCGCTTCTGCCCGATGGCCGGGCGGCCGCCGAGGGCCTTCTAGCCGGCATCGACGGCTGGGGCCGCATCACTGTCGTTGGCGCCGACGGCCAGGAGCACGAGCTCTCCTTCGAGCAAGCTTCAGTGCGACCGATGGCCCAAGAATGCGAGCCCGAGGCGCAATAGCGTGCGGGAGGGGGAGGGTTTCTCGGCAGTTTAGCCTTGCTCGCCCCGGTAATGGCGCCAGATGCGATGGATGCCCCGCAGCGTGAGCTGGGGGTCGAGCTGGGTGAAGCAGGTGCACACCGCATCGACGGTGCGCGCGAGGCCCCCGGTGGCGATCACCGGGCAGCCAGGGGCGCCAAGCTCTTCTTGAATGCGAGCCACAAGGCCCTCTGCCATTGCCGCAGCTCCTACCACGATGCCGCTTTGAAGCGCCTCTTCCGAGGTGGAGCCAATGGTATGCGGCGGCACTTCGATAGGGGTGGAAGAAAGCTTGGAGGCGCGCTGGAAGAGGGCCTCGGCAGAAAGCATGATGCCGGGGGCGATGACTCCCCCCACAAAGGCGCCGTCGGGGGCGACCACGTCGATATTGGTGGCGGTGCCAAAATCCACCACGATGACCGGGGCCCCATAGCAAGCCAGCGCTTCCATGGCGTTGGCGATGCGGTCTGCCCCCACTTGGGTGGGGTAGGGCATGCGAATGGGGATGGGCGGCTCTTTGAGCGTTCCCACCATGAGGTGGGGCTTTCGCAGCCTCGCCAGACAGGCGTTCCAGGCATGCTGGAGAGACGGCACTACCGACGCCACTGCCACTGCGTCCACAGACTCCAGGGAGTATCCGCGGCCTGCCAAAAAGTTGGTGAGGATCATCAAGATCTCATCCGAGGTGGCGCGCTTATCGGTTTGGGCGCGCCAGCACTGGCATACGTCTCCCGAGGGGCCAATGAGCCCCAGCGTGGTTTGAGTGTTTCCCACATCTACCGATAAAAACATAGGTTCACCTCGTCAGAGTGCGCCCCGGCCCGCGATAAGCTCCAGGGCGGCGCGCCGGAATTGTTCTAGCCCACACTCTAGCAAGAGAGGCACGGTAGCCCCTCGCAGCGTCTCTTCAAGCGACAAAACCGCAGCTTTTGAGGGCGAACGCGTTCCTTGAGCTCACCGGCTCTCCATATTGGGCCGAGGGTGATGGCACCTATCGCGAAGCGTGCTATCATACAAAGGCTGTTTCGCCCAGGTAGCTCCTGGGCGTCCCCTTAGCCCTGGTCGGAAACCAGGGCAGACCATAAGGAGTCCTGCATGAAGAAGAACATCCATCCTGAGTACATGGAGTGCACCGTTCGCTGCTCCTGCGGCAACACCTGGACCACCCGTGCCACCGTGCCCGAGATGACTCTGGATCTTTGCGACAAGTGCCACCCCTTCTACACCGGCACTCAGAAGCTGGTCGACACCGGCGGACGCGTTCAGCGCTTTGCCGACAAGTTTGGCGGCGCCGCCAAGGCCCAGCTGGACAAGGCTGCTGCCCGCAAAGCCGCCAATGCCGAGAAGGACGCCCAACAGCGCGCCGAGCGTGCTGCCAAGGCTGAGGCCAAGGCTGCCGCCAAGGCCGCCCGCGCTGCCGAGTACGCCAAGAAGGCTGAGGCCGAGGCTGCCGCCAAGGCCGCTGAGGCTGTTGCCGACGAGGCGGTAGCCGAGGTTGCCGAGGCTGAGACCGAGGCTGCAAAGGACGCTGAGTAAGCGCTTATTCTCCTAGGTGCTCCTGCCTAATGTGCAGGCACCGCAGGTAATGGCAGAAAAAGAAGCCCAAATCTTTACTGAGGATTTGGGCTTCTTTCTTAGAGATCGAAGTCAGAAGATCAAAGGATACAGGCTCTAGGCCGCCTTGATCTACACCAGCTTGAAGTTGCTCTTGTTGTCCTCTTTGTCGTCGCCCTTGTCATCCTGGGTTTCTTCATTCTGCTGAGTCAGCATCATCTCTGCAAAGGCCTTGAGCTGCTCGGAGCGTGCCTGGGCCTCCTCTGCAGACTCGTGCTTGTAGGTGCAGTTGCACTCGCTGGTGATGACGCGAGCGGCCTTCATGTTGAGGGCGTCAGCTCGAAGGTCTTCAAGCTGCCCTGCGCCGCGAGCCTGCTCGATGACCTTCTCGCCGTCTTGAGGATTAAGGCCTAGAAGGGCTGGAATTTCCTGGTCTGCGACTTTGAGCTTCTTCTCGGCAGCGTAGGCAGAAAGAGCGGCTTGCTCGCCAGCCACATGAGCAGCGCGGTCATCTAGCATGGCGGTCATTGCGGCGCTGTCGATGCCCATGTGGGCGGCATAGGTGGCAAGATCCATGCCAGCCTGGGCGGCCTCAAAGCTCATGGATTGCTCCAGAGCGCTACGGTACTTGGCGATCTCGTCCATAGGAACTGCCTGGTTAAGGCGGAGTGCCAACTGTTGGGCGCAGAGCGCGGGCTTGGACTGCTCCACCGACTGGGTGTTCATGGCCTCAAGCTGGCTGCGCAAGGTAGTGCGGAACTCCTGGACGGTGGAAGCGCCATCGATATGCTCGGCTACCCAAGCATCATCGATGTCTTCAGGCTTGATGCCATTGCTTGAGGCGATGCCGGCGATGGCAAAGTCGATGTCGGCATCGGTCACCTGGCTCACAGTCACAGTGATGGACACTGGATCGTAGCTAGAAAGGGTGTAGTGATAGCGGTCGCCAATTTTGAGTGGTGCCGGCTTGTGAATCTCAAGATCCATGGTGAATGCTCCTCTGACAGATCGTGGCCCTAAAACAGCCATTGCTCATTGTGAAGGCTTCTACCCGATGGAGCCAGTCTGTGCGCTTTAATTTTTGCGGATGCCCTCTACATACAGTTGGCAAACCGCCTGCCAGAGATATTTGACCATCCTGTGCTCTTGAGCGACATGCATAATCCCTGCGCGCGAGTGGTATTATCTGTAGGCTTAACAGTACTTACCGCGGCGCCCTGTCGCGTCATCAAAGGAGCCTCGGATGCGTGAACGTCTCTTAGCCTTGCTCGAAGCCTATCACGAGCTCGAAGCAAAACTCGGCGATCCTGCCGTCTATAACGATCCTCAAGAATATGCACGTCTTGCCAAGGAACACTCCTCCCAAGCAGAGCTTGCCGAGAAGGCCCAGGCCTACCTGTCTGCATTGGA harbors:
- a CDS encoding ABC transporter permease — protein: MTGGVVNIGYPQLLFAVALIAVDLLVSWKLRLGLVKSITISTVRLLIQLLALGFVLGYLFQYQTFWWVALAVAVMSLAATQIACDRTRKTVHGIAPSVFLSIFVPSVSVALVVVDGVIGATPWWNAQQLIPIMGMVMGNALSSVSVAIERLFADMDARSQEMYTLVALGATPREAAFPSIKAAVSAGMAPTLATMCAAGIVQIPGMMSGQILAGADPMVAAKYQIVVLLMISAASTAAIVAACYLAYKRRFSSEGYYLEPGLRDDLSQKGPRP
- the rpmE gene encoding 50S ribosomal protein L31, giving the protein MKKNIHPEYMECTVRCSCGNTWTTRATVPEMTLDLCDKCHPFYTGTQKLVDTGGRVQRFADKFGGAAKAQLDKAAARKAANAEKDAQQRAERAAKAEAKAAAKAARAAEYAKKAEAEAAAKAAEAVADEAVAEVAEAETEAAKDAE
- the folK gene encoding 2-amino-4-hydroxy-6-hydroxymethyldihydropteridine diphosphokinase; translated protein: MLREDFATWQCGDRELSLARPRIMGVLNVTPDSFSDGGQNFDADLAIARGLELLDQGADIVDVGGESTRPGFVPVDPDEEARRVLPVIRELARAGALVSVDTRHASVAAMALRMGARIVNDVTGFTDPAMVSVATGSNCGLVVVHAGEVSDHPQRKSVLLDSDPRVRAQEAAEKPAPAAGESPAAGASENATGGEAAAQEGVASGEAAPASVPQGATGPAGSAASRLDEVMRRSARGYTSPTVRLSSGSHRRFTLPESAPIMRRIMGFLGDQARTLMRAGVAHDRIALDPGPGFGKLADEDVVIQRATAQMASMGYPICCAISRKRFVGAISGVDEAAQRDAATIGAALAAAAAGARILRVHDVAHTAEALNGFWTIAHPAQVRAFVALGSNVGDRLGYLARAVALINEIPLTCVVAVSRAYESDPAYGIATPVANAVAEIRTELAPEVLLGHLLAIEDALGRTRVPGEEGHGPRTIDCDLVFMEGETHGGSRLRLPHPGLTERDFVLVPMEDLVRDPARYLRHAGVTVKPREERVGIVRAQLGPIEW
- a CDS encoding NAD-dependent protein deacylase, whose translation is MELITDIAEARQTLAQAVDESQNLVFLGGAGVSVASGIPDFRSVDGLYHQKFDYPPETMLSHEFYETHPEEFFRFYKEKMIPRGAKPNQAHYKLAQLEQDGPLKAVLTQNIDGLHQMAGSKSVLELHGSVHRNKCLRCGEVYSAQWVLDQPGVPVCDQCGGPIKPDVVLYGEALDQQVLNVAADAVAGCDTLVIGGTSLVVWPVAGLVQLFGGKRLVMVNLQPTPQDAVADLMIRVPIEEAFDF
- a CDS encoding PHP domain-containing protein — protein: MALENRCDVHTHTVFSYHAYSTVEENVRAAHDRGLEILGIADHFSPLVSVSGDFREYQHFVNQNCWPRQWMGVTLLRGAEVDIVDLEGTFFGAAKDKTSGFFGEGRAPFSLLEECTRDCDYLVASVHEKGFAAGATPEQLAAMYGAAVCHPKVLILGHIGRTGLPFDIDSLLDVVAAQHKLVEINEHSFDLSAGANPVMEARCEAIVRACAERDISIAVNTDAHISFDVGRVPRAMALLKRVGFPERLVATRSAEAFLEAAAPVFSL
- a CDS encoding type III pantothenate kinase, whose product is MFLSVDVGNTQTTLGLIGPSGDVCQCWRAQTDKRATSDEILMILTNFLAGRGYSLESVDAVAVASVVPSLQHAWNACLARLRKPHLMVGTLKEPPIPIRMPYPTQVGADRIANAMEALACYGAPVIVVDFGTATNIDVVAPDGAFVGGVIAPGIMLSAEALFQRASKLSSTPIEVPPHTIGSTSEEALQSGIVVGAAAMAEGLVARIQEELGAPGCPVIATGGLARTVDAVCTCFTQLDPQLTLRGIHRIWRHYRGEQG
- a CDS encoding exodeoxyribonuclease III; the protein is MKKFVSWNVNGIRAIVRKNFMEVFDAQNADCFGVQETKCQEGQVELDLPGYYQTWSYAEKKGYSGTAVFSREKPIQVVRKTGLEVADVEGRICACEFEPYWFVSVYSPNSQDQLQRLSIREEWDAHLTHLLDDMAKDKPVILCGDLNVAHEPIDLKDPEKNAGHAGFTDAERDDLTRLLDSGFTDTFRYLHPDQADTYTWWSYRERGRLSNTGWRLDYFLVSNDLRDKISGAACLMDIEGSDHCPITLELDI
- a CDS encoding patatin-like phospholipase family protein, with the translated sequence MPYIANAALCFEGGGMRAAYTGAFSQAITEVGLEFRYVCGISAGSSLTANHVARDPHRSRLQFVDYAEDPRFGGLSHFMHGDGFFNSDYLYEGCVASGEVPIAWQAFCDNPAEAVMQAFSATTGRTVVWHKRDYKDAVDLASHCRASSTMPLLMNPIAIDGEVMFDGGLGEGAGLPHPMALADGAEKLVVITTRPRGYRKQTYGTAHKVLIRRTFGAYPLVAEALITRPQRYNAALAQLEELERQGRALVIRPDTMPVQNSTLDTQKLDEAWDLGYIQAARDLERVIAFCR
- a CDS encoding pyridoxal phosphate-dependent aminotransferase, with product MPVNATMYDYGAQKSSIREIAAYGAARKAQIGAQNVFDFSLGNPSVPAPPQVRKAIQEALELPSLELHGYTPAAGLMSCRSAVANSINRRFGTGYDASDFFMTVGAAASLSCVFNAVVVPGDEVIVISPYFPEYKVWIETAGATCVEVPALPDTFNLDVEAIAAALNARTKAVVINSPNNPVGVVYDAETLARLAVALEKAERTFGSTIYLVSDEPYREITYGAEVPWVPGVYDRTLVCYSYSKSLSLPGERVGWVLVPNTNPNHDLLVNAVAGAARALGFVCAPSLFQRVIERCVDVPTDVVAYAENRSLLTRGLSGLGYEYVEPEGAFYLWVKALEPDAQAFFERAKSFELLPVPSDSFGCSGWVRVGYCVSRETIANSMGAWASLMESYRQ
- a CDS encoding biotin--[acetyl-CoA-carboxylase] ligase → MQSSWLPEAASVLDDIKTLGREGKPAGTLSVVGAQSHGRARQGHLWLDARAPLAAGVLLRPQAPMGLLVGLAPVCGYACVQALKAAGVPCALAWPNDIVTEGAKLGSVVCEAGYGDGVFVAAAVMLNVAGAPASFASCGSPEPRPAATLGAFLPELAQDAQKCARLGQDLCAAMEGECERWSAAIGQGAGAAGPLGPILSAWFDEMPLMGQPVRALLPDGRAAAEGLLAGIDGWGRITVVGADGQEHELSFEQASVRPMAQECEPEAQ
- the folE gene encoding GTP cyclohydrolase I FolE, with the protein product MAAEHGMDRAKIEAGVRLMLEGMGEDPEREGLKDTPARVARAMEECCGGLGRDAKELFSVTFDAECHDVVIVRDIAFYSLCEHHLLPFFGVAHIAYIPGDDGRVCGISKLARAVELYARRPQLQERLCAQVADAIVENLEPRGVVVIMEAEHLCMTMRGVRKPGARTTTSAVRGCFAKNPTTRAEALKLIFDGTHA